From the Candidatus Amarolinea dominans genome, one window contains:
- a CDS encoding killer suppression protein has protein sequence MDIMFTSQKFAKIVNDQKLLVREHGDRQARLLRRRLDELRDADNLEDLRSLPQTRCHELIGNRAGQLSVDLVHPYRLIFMPANEPPPMKPDGGLDWSCVTTVLIIGVEDTHG, from the coding sequence GTGGATATAATGTTCACGAGTCAGAAGTTCGCCAAGATCGTGAATGATCAGAAGTTGCTCGTCCGAGAGCACGGCGATCGGCAGGCCCGACTTCTGCGACGCCGGCTGGACGAGCTGCGCGATGCAGATAATCTCGAAGATTTGCGTTCTCTGCCACAGACTCGGTGTCATGAGTTGATCGGTAACCGAGCAGGCCAGCTATCAGTTGATCTGGTTCACCCCTACCGGCTCATCTTCATGCCAGCTAATGAGCCGCCTCCCATGAAACCCGATGGCGGATTGGATTGGAGCTGCGTGACGACCGTGTTGATCATCGGCGTGGAGGATACTCATGGTTAA
- a CDS encoding ABC transporter permease — MQLLLETWTYIAGHQPDFWAKTGAHLTLSGVALLAALMIAFPLGILSAQSRGASQAVTNGIGALRAIPSLAIMAAMLPLIGVGFRPALIALTILAIPPMLINTQAGIMAVNPAITEAARGMGLSRWQIIGQVQLPLALPVIVTGVRIASVEVIASATLGAIIGAGGLGEYIFAGLSLGPAYLHLMLVGAITVALLTLTAEVSLNRLEVVVRHAFHQ; from the coding sequence ATGCAGCTTCTACTTGAAACCTGGACCTACATTGCCGGTCATCAGCCCGACTTCTGGGCTAAGACAGGCGCCCATCTGACGCTGAGCGGCGTTGCCCTGCTGGCGGCGCTGATGATTGCCTTTCCCCTGGGTATTCTCAGCGCGCAGAGTCGGGGCGCGTCACAGGCGGTGACGAACGGCATCGGCGCCCTGCGGGCAATTCCAAGTCTGGCCATCATGGCGGCCATGCTGCCCTTGATCGGCGTTGGTTTTCGGCCTGCGCTCATTGCGCTGACGATCCTGGCGATTCCGCCGATGCTGATCAACACCCAGGCCGGGATCATGGCTGTCAACCCGGCTATCACCGAGGCGGCGCGTGGCATGGGCCTGAGCCGTTGGCAGATCATCGGCCAGGTGCAACTGCCGCTGGCGCTGCCGGTCATCGTCACCGGGGTGCGCATTGCGTCCGTGGAAGTGATCGCCAGCGCCACCCTGGGCGCGATCATCGGCGCCGGTGGGTTGGGCGAATATATCTTTGCCGGGCTGAGTCTGGGGCCGGCCTATCTGCATTTGATGCTTGTGGGCGCGATCACCGTTGCGCTGTTGACCTTGACCGCCGAGGTCAGCCTAAACCGGCTGGAAGTCGTTGTGCGGCACGCGTTTCATCAGTAA
- a CDS encoding quaternary ammonium transporter, protein MKFYRILSLLVVVILALGACTSAAPAGPKVKIGSKDFTEELLLGEMYALILEENGIPVERRLNLAGTQVAQAALLNGEIDMYPEYTGTGYLFILGIEDKVESPAQVFARTAADYKSQWNLVWLDPAPMNNTNAIAVTQAAVTTYNLKTLSDLAVAAPNIRFAGIPDFEQRPDGLAGLKQLYGGFEFKSLTVFDPGLKYKAVQDGQADAVIAFSTDGQISAYNLVLMEDDKGLWPPYQVAPVVRNDILGTYPKIKDALNKLAPFLTNDALSALNWQVDGDKQEYTAVAKAFLKEKGLVK, encoded by the coding sequence ATGAAGTTTTATCGTATCTTGAGTCTGTTGGTCGTTGTCATCCTGGCCCTGGGCGCCTGCACGTCCGCGGCGCCGGCAGGCCCGAAGGTCAAAATTGGCTCCAAAGACTTCACCGAAGAGCTTCTGCTCGGTGAAATGTATGCGTTGATTCTGGAGGAGAACGGCATCCCGGTGGAGCGCCGGCTCAACCTGGCCGGCACGCAGGTGGCGCAGGCAGCGCTGCTCAACGGCGAGATTGACATGTATCCAGAGTATACCGGCACCGGTTATCTCTTCATTCTGGGCATCGAAGACAAGGTCGAAAGCCCCGCGCAGGTCTTCGCACGCACGGCTGCCGACTACAAGAGCCAGTGGAATCTCGTCTGGCTCGATCCCGCGCCGATGAATAACACGAACGCGATTGCCGTCACGCAGGCCGCGGTCACGACGTACAACTTGAAGACGCTGTCGGACCTGGCCGTGGCCGCGCCCAACATTCGTTTTGCCGGCATTCCCGACTTCGAGCAGCGGCCGGATGGCCTGGCGGGCCTCAAACAGCTCTACGGCGGTTTTGAGTTCAAGAGCCTGACCGTTTTCGATCCTGGCTTGAAGTACAAGGCGGTGCAGGACGGCCAGGCGGATGCCGTCATTGCCTTCAGCACCGACGGTCAGATCAGCGCGTACAACCTGGTGCTGATGGAGGACGACAAGGGTCTGTGGCCGCCGTACCAGGTGGCGCCGGTGGTGCGCAATGACATCCTGGGGACGTACCCAAAAATCAAGGACGCCCTGAATAAGCTGGCGCCTTTCCTGACCAACGATGCGCTGTCCGCGCTGAACTGGCAGGTGGACGGCGACAAGCAGGAGTACACGGCCGTGGCGAAGGCGTTCCTGAAGGAAAAGGGTCTGGTGAAGTAA
- a CDS encoding ABC transporter ATP-binding protein — MNAIVFDHVSKRYATPAVDDVCLEVPAGQTVVILGTSGSGKTTLMKMVNRLIELSSGRVIVDGQDVQTLPVNDLRRRTGYVIQHIGLFPHWTVAQNIATVPRILGWETRRIQQRVDELMDVVGLAPAEYRGRYPAQLSGGQQQRVGIARALAADPDILLMDEPFGAVDAITRARLQEEFLALQARTHKTVLFVTHDVEEALHLADKLVIMDRGRVIQYDTSFNIITQPANDFVAELIGARHMMRLLRLVTVRNMLQPLQPGTAAQADDTLSLDDSMSDALTRLLRSAHDALPVTDAEGNLVGQADLAAVRAHLRHAAPARPGNLMPASDPLPAER, encoded by the coding sequence ATGAATGCGATTGTTTTCGACCATGTGAGTAAGCGGTATGCGACGCCGGCGGTGGATGATGTCTGCCTGGAGGTTCCGGCCGGTCAAACGGTCGTCATTTTGGGCACGTCTGGCTCGGGCAAGACGACGCTGATGAAGATGGTCAACCGGCTGATCGAGCTGTCATCGGGACGGGTGATTGTGGATGGGCAGGATGTGCAGACGCTGCCGGTCAACGATCTGCGCCGGCGCACGGGCTATGTCATTCAGCACATCGGTCTCTTTCCGCACTGGACGGTGGCGCAGAATATCGCGACGGTGCCGAGGATTCTGGGTTGGGAGACCCGCCGCATTCAACAGCGCGTGGATGAGCTGATGGATGTGGTGGGCCTGGCCCCTGCCGAATACCGGGGCCGCTACCCCGCGCAGTTGTCGGGCGGTCAACAGCAGCGGGTGGGCATCGCCCGCGCGCTGGCCGCGGACCCTGACATCCTGCTGATGGACGAACCGTTCGGCGCGGTGGATGCCATCACGCGGGCGCGCTTGCAGGAGGAATTCCTGGCCCTGCAAGCACGCACGCACAAGACGGTGCTTTTTGTCACGCACGACGTGGAGGAGGCGCTGCACCTGGCCGACAAACTGGTCATCATGGACCGCGGCCGGGTGATTCAGTACGACACGTCGTTCAACATCATCACGCAGCCGGCCAACGACTTTGTGGCAGAGTTGATCGGCGCGCGTCACATGATGCGTCTGCTGCGCCTGGTGACGGTGCGCAACATGCTGCAGCCCTTGCAGCCGGGCACCGCTGCGCAGGCTGACGACACCCTCAGCCTGGATGATTCGATGAGCGACGCCCTGACCCGCCTGCTGCGCTCAGCGCACGATGCCCTGCCGGTGACCGACGCCGAGGGCAACCTGGTGGGCCAGGCCGACCTGGCCGCGGTGCGGGCGCATCTGCGCCACGCGGCGCCTGCACGGCCTGGCAATCTCATGCCAGCCAGCGACCCGCTCCCTGCGGAGCGTTGA
- a CDS encoding ABC transporter permease: protein MTYLFKNPLKVLLAMQQHLVITLVALSLAVAVAVPLGIFLARRPRLVGPVLSVLSILYTIPSVSLLVLLIPLMGLGFWPTIVALVVYCQAILVRNVVVGIRSVDAAVLEAARGMGLSAWQIIWQVELPLALPIILAGVRIAAISTIAIATVAAFFDAGGLGALIREGISQDYSDKIWAGVLAVTLLAILFEQSLRVITRRLHHETADNQRVA from the coding sequence ATGACTTATCTGTTCAAAAATCCGCTGAAAGTTCTTCTCGCCATGCAGCAGCACCTGGTCATCACCCTGGTCGCGCTGTCGCTGGCGGTTGCGGTGGCCGTGCCCCTGGGCATCTTCCTGGCACGGCGGCCGCGGTTGGTCGGCCCGGTACTGAGCGTGCTGAGCATTCTCTACACAATTCCGAGCGTCTCATTATTGGTGCTGTTGATTCCGCTCATGGGCCTGGGCTTCTGGCCGACGATCGTGGCGCTGGTGGTTTATTGCCAGGCCATTTTGGTGCGTAATGTGGTGGTGGGGATTCGCAGCGTGGACGCGGCCGTGTTGGAAGCGGCGCGCGGTATGGGGCTGAGCGCATGGCAGATTATCTGGCAGGTGGAGCTGCCGCTGGCGCTACCCATCATCCTGGCGGGCGTGCGCATTGCGGCCATCTCCACGATTGCCATTGCCACCGTGGCCGCGTTTTTCGACGCCGGCGGCCTCGGCGCGCTGATCCGTGAAGGCATCAGCCAGGATTACAGCGACAAGATCTGGGCCGGCGTCCTGGCCGTGACGCTGCTTGCCATCCTCTTCGAGCAGAGCTTGCGCGTGATCACGCGTCGGCTGCACCATGAAACGGCCGATAACCAGCGTGTTGCTTAA
- a CDS encoding dTDP-4-dehydrorhamnose 3,5-epimerase family protein → MLKELHGDGDDRQIFREIIRATDEFFSEGFGQLSYALMYPGSAKAWHLHQKQVDWWYVPIGALKLVLHDLRPDSPTYQQTQEILLGPDYGHRVVKIPPGVAHGCKVLGGVTHLFYVTSNVYNPADEGRIPHDDPGIGYDWLALSPIK, encoded by the coding sequence ATGCTCAAGGAACTGCACGGAGATGGCGATGATCGCCAGATCTTTCGCGAGATCATCCGCGCCACGGACGAATTCTTCAGCGAAGGGTTCGGCCAGCTCAGCTACGCGCTGATGTATCCCGGCTCGGCCAAAGCCTGGCACCTGCATCAGAAGCAGGTGGATTGGTGGTATGTGCCCATCGGCGCGCTCAAGCTGGTGCTGCACGATCTGCGGCCAGACTCACCCACCTATCAGCAGACGCAGGAGATCTTGCTGGGGCCGGACTACGGGCACCGCGTGGTCAAGATACCGCCCGGCGTCGCGCACGGCTGCAAAGTCCTGGGCGGCGTCACGCACCTGTTCTACGTCACCTCCAACGTCTACAACCCCGCCGATGAAGGCCGCATCCCCCACGACGATCCGGGCATTGGCTACGATTGGCTGGCGCTGTCGCCGATCAAGTAG
- the pruA gene encoding L-glutamate gamma-semialdehyde dehydrogenase — MLAPFRNEPMTDFSNPTQIKAFEAALSKVESWLGRTYPMVIGGEKIYTDETFDSLNPANPSQVVARFARATPEHANRAVEVAHDAFHEWRKVPYETRARYLFKLAELIRKRKHEFSAIMVYEVGKSWPEADADTAETIDFCDYYARQMLRMGGAQPVEPFAGRDAELRYIPLGVGVVIPPWNFPGAIMAGMTAASLVTGNTVVLKPASTSPWIAWFLSEMLYEDLRLPPGVLNFLPGPGGKMGDALVDHPLTRHIAFTGSKEIGLRIFQRAAVQQPGQKWLKRTLLEMGGKDAILVDESADLDAAADAIVASAFGFQGQKCSACSRAILVEDVYDEVVDKVVRRAAKITVGPTIDPAHWMGPVVDAKAYAKMWEYIEIGTQEGKLLLGGQPLSHNPTNGYFVPPTIFGDIDRNARLAQEEIFGPVLACIKAKSFEDGLDVANGTEYGLTGAIFSRHRARLERAREDFHVGNLYLNRKCTGALVGVEPFGGFNMSGTDSKAGGADYLLLFTQAKVISEAI; from the coding sequence ATGTTAGCTCCCTTTCGCAATGAACCGATGACCGACTTCAGCAACCCGACCCAGATCAAGGCTTTCGAGGCTGCGCTGTCGAAGGTGGAGTCGTGGCTGGGCCGCACCTATCCAATGGTCATTGGCGGTGAAAAAATCTATACCGATGAAACGTTCGACTCGCTCAATCCGGCCAACCCCAGCCAGGTGGTGGCCCGTTTTGCCCGTGCGACGCCTGAACATGCCAACCGCGCGGTGGAAGTGGCCCATGATGCTTTTCACGAATGGCGCAAGGTGCCCTACGAAACGCGGGCGCGCTATCTGTTCAAGCTGGCCGAGCTGATCCGCAAGCGCAAGCATGAATTCAGCGCGATCATGGTCTACGAAGTGGGCAAGAGTTGGCCTGAAGCCGATGCCGATACGGCCGAGACCATTGACTTCTGCGATTACTACGCGCGCCAGATGCTGCGCATGGGCGGCGCACAGCCGGTGGAACCGTTTGCCGGCCGCGACGCCGAACTGCGCTACATCCCGCTGGGCGTCGGCGTGGTCATCCCGCCCTGGAACTTCCCCGGCGCCATCATGGCCGGGATGACAGCCGCCAGCCTGGTGACCGGTAACACCGTGGTCCTCAAGCCAGCCAGCACATCGCCCTGGATTGCCTGGTTCCTGAGCGAGATGCTCTATGAGGATTTGCGCCTGCCGCCGGGCGTCCTCAACTTCCTACCAGGGCCGGGCGGCAAGATGGGCGATGCGCTGGTGGATCATCCGCTGACGCGCCACATCGCGTTCACCGGCTCCAAAGAGATCGGCCTGCGCATCTTCCAGCGCGCGGCCGTGCAGCAGCCAGGACAGAAGTGGCTCAAGCGCACGCTGCTGGAGATGGGCGGCAAGGATGCCATCCTGGTAGATGAAAGCGCGGACCTGGACGCGGCCGCGGACGCGATTGTGGCCTCTGCGTTTGGCTTTCAGGGGCAAAAGTGCTCTGCCTGCTCACGCGCCATCCTGGTGGAAGATGTCTACGATGAGGTCGTGGATAAGGTGGTGCGCCGCGCGGCCAAGATCACCGTGGGGCCAACGATTGACCCCGCCCATTGGATGGGGCCGGTGGTGGACGCCAAAGCCTACGCCAAGATGTGGGAGTATATCGAAATCGGCACGCAGGAAGGCAAGCTGCTGCTGGGCGGTCAACCCCTCAGCCACAACCCCACCAACGGCTATTTCGTTCCGCCTACGATCTTTGGCGATATTGATCGCAACGCCCGCCTGGCGCAGGAAGAGATCTTCGGCCCGGTTCTGGCCTGCATCAAGGCGAAGTCCTTCGAGGACGGGTTGGATGTGGCGAACGGCACCGAGTACGGCCTGACCGGCGCCATCTTCAGTCGTCACCGCGCGCGCCTGGAGCGGGCACGTGAGGATTTCCACGTAGGCAACCTTTACCTCAACCGCAAATGCACGGGCGCGCTGGTCGGCGTGGAGCCGTTTGGCGGCTTCAACATGAGCGGCACCGATTCCAAGGCCGGCGGCGCGGACTACCTGCTACTCTTCACGCAGGCCAAGGTGATCAGCGAAGCAATCTAG
- a CDS encoding nucleotidyltransferase family protein, giving the protein MFSPTTLALPDQALLMVIRPPPHDLSSLHRLDAAGWAALAARATSANLAPLLFYTLRHEGVLDLAPAEVRQRLSEEYYASVRRQLLFSTELEPVLATLRSHGVVPLLLKGVVLAETTYPDVGLRPMADIDILVHAADLPRVRQALQPLGYYTTATGAETNDEFFNGELSFAKGTHTETLALEFHQNLVHHWNFTAPLKIDSDALWQRAQPLTLAGQPVVQLAAEDMLLHLCLHRAMHHGFTGLPGYVDIAWMTATQRTRINWERLTARARTYQAEAIVFLALQLAHDLLGAAVPENTLRALAPAPWRQRLLLRLVDLELILTVDVAPAQEDAGRVLNVAVIDTLPGVIAWLWQRLFPGVRWQKTNYALDSTIHAYAYALLLHPLRIVGGFAARAARVALRSKAFSQYRS; this is encoded by the coding sequence ATGTTTTCACCGACAACGCTTGCCCTGCCCGACCAGGCCCTCTTGATGGTCATTCGCCCACCGCCGCACGACTTGAGCAGCCTGCATCGCCTGGATGCAGCCGGCTGGGCGGCTCTCGCGGCGCGGGCCACGTCGGCGAACCTGGCGCCCCTACTGTTCTATACCCTGCGTCACGAGGGGGTGCTCGACCTGGCGCCGGCGGAGGTGCGCCAGCGCCTCAGTGAGGAATACTACGCCTCCGTGCGTCGCCAACTGCTGTTCAGCACAGAACTGGAGCCGGTGCTGGCGACGTTACGCAGCCACGGCGTTGTTCCCTTGCTGCTCAAAGGCGTGGTGTTGGCTGAAACCACCTACCCTGACGTGGGCCTGCGGCCCATGGCTGATATTGACATCCTCGTGCATGCCGCCGACCTCCCGCGTGTGCGGCAAGCCCTGCAACCGCTCGGCTACTACACCACCGCCACCGGGGCTGAGACCAACGACGAATTCTTCAACGGCGAGCTTTCTTTTGCCAAAGGCACCCACACCGAAACCCTGGCCCTCGAATTTCATCAGAACCTGGTGCATCATTGGAACTTCACCGCCCCGCTCAAGATTGATAGCGATGCCCTGTGGCAACGGGCGCAGCCGCTGACCCTTGCCGGGCAGCCGGTTGTGCAGTTGGCCGCCGAAGACATGCTGCTGCACCTGTGTCTGCACCGCGCCATGCACCACGGCTTCACCGGCCTGCCCGGCTATGTGGACATTGCCTGGATGACCGCCACGCAGCGCACGCGCATCAACTGGGAACGCCTGACCGCACGCGCACGCACCTACCAGGCAGAAGCCATTGTTTTTCTCGCTCTGCAGTTGGCGCATGACCTCCTGGGCGCGGCCGTGCCGGAAAACACCTTGCGCGCGCTCGCGCCTGCGCCCTGGCGCCAGCGCTTGCTGTTACGCCTGGTTGACCTGGAACTGATCCTGACGGTGGATGTCGCGCCCGCGCAGGAAGATGCCGGCCGCGTCTTGAACGTGGCCGTGATTGATACCCTGCCCGGCGTCATCGCCTGGCTGTGGCAGCGCCTGTTCCCCGGTGTCCGTTGGCAAAAAACGAACTATGCCCTGGACAGCACGATTCACGCCTATGCGTATGCTCTCCTGCTTCATCCCCTGCGCATCGTGGGGGGTTTTGCTGCCCGCGCGGCGCGTGTCGCGCTCCGCAGCAAAGCCTTCAGTCAATATCGGTCGTAG
- the asd gene encoding aspartate-semialdehyde dehydrogenase gives MGESSSVSENLPRQAGKIRVGVLGATGAVGQRFIQVLANHPWFELSVLAASHRSAGKRFADACHWYLDEPMPAAVRTMTLEPGQPGMDCEILFSALPNNIAQDLEPTLAAAGYAVYSNAGSHRAEPDVPLLIPEVNPQHAALVETQRTRRGWRGFIVTNPNCTATHLTCALKPLHDAFGLRRVFVVSMQAVSGAGYPGVSALDITDNVIPYIGNEEDKVQTEPLKMLGLYAVDGIMPANFRISAHCNRVPTRDGHLECVSVELDRPATEVEMVSAWENFRGLPQQLGLPTAPAHFIEVRAEADRPQPRRDRLAGNGMTTSVGRLRPCELLSYKFVLLGHNTLRGAAGGSVLNAELMVAQGYFGERAIAAPVQAALRATQLPLWQHA, from the coding sequence ATGGGCGAATCATCGAGTGTTTCGGAAAATCTGCCGCGCCAGGCCGGCAAGATCCGTGTGGGTGTCCTCGGCGCCACCGGCGCCGTCGGTCAGCGCTTCATTCAGGTGCTTGCCAATCACCCCTGGTTCGAGTTGAGCGTTTTGGCCGCCTCCCATCGTTCTGCGGGCAAACGCTTTGCCGACGCTTGCCATTGGTATCTGGATGAACCAATGCCTGCAGCTGTGCGCACGATGACACTGGAGCCGGGTCAACCTGGCATGGACTGCGAGATTCTCTTCTCCGCCTTGCCCAACAACATTGCGCAAGACCTGGAGCCTACCCTGGCAGCAGCCGGCTATGCGGTCTATTCCAACGCCGGTTCCCACCGGGCTGAACCTGACGTGCCGCTGTTGATTCCCGAAGTCAACCCGCAGCATGCGGCGCTCGTCGAAACACAGCGCACGCGGCGCGGCTGGCGCGGCTTCATCGTCACCAACCCCAACTGCACCGCCACCCATCTGACCTGCGCGCTCAAGCCGCTGCACGACGCCTTCGGCTTGCGCCGCGTCTTCGTGGTTTCCATGCAGGCCGTCTCCGGCGCCGGCTATCCGGGCGTCTCTGCACTCGACATCACCGATAACGTCATTCCCTACATCGGCAACGAAGAGGACAAGGTGCAGACCGAGCCGCTCAAGATGCTGGGCCTCTACGCGGTGGACGGCATCATGCCGGCCAATTTCCGCATCAGCGCCCACTGCAATCGGGTGCCCACGCGCGACGGTCATCTGGAATGTGTTTCAGTGGAGCTGGACCGCCCCGCGACCGAGGTCGAGATGGTGAGCGCCTGGGAGAACTTCCGCGGCCTACCGCAACAACTGGGCCTGCCCACGGCTCCTGCCCACTTCATCGAAGTCCGCGCTGAAGCGGACCGACCCCAGCCGCGGCGTGACCGGCTGGCCGGCAACGGCATGACGACCAGTGTCGGGCGTCTGCGGCCATGTGAGTTGTTGAGCTACAAATTTGTCCTTCTTGGTCACAACACACTGCGCGGCGCCGCGGGCGGCTCCGTGCTCAATGCAGAACTCATGGTTGCCCAGGGTTATTTTGGCGAACGGGCCATCGCTGCCCCCGTGCAGGCAGCATTGCGGGCCACCCAGTTGCCCTTGTGGCAACATGCCTAG
- a CDS encoding DUF1015 domain-containing protein has protein sequence MPVLRPFRAWRYADAPALADLLVPPYDIISPAAQAAFYARHPANLIQMELGLEQPADDDQNNRYTRAAVALNDWRQRRVLQRDPWPTFYIYQQTFRLPGSAERLQRTGFFGSLRLAPWGQGILPHEKTFPGAKADRLALLQATAMQTGAIFTLFRDPSGAVLNALRPLTAAMPIAAFVADDGIEHRLWPLHDPALITYLAETLAGRTLYVADGHHRYETALNYQQQRGDGGGEQPWDYVLTFAAPIEDPGVRVLAAHRCLHDVPGLWSEDVLAALQSGFEIQRYAAADALAAALRQAMPGAGCFGLLLPGTTGGWLLRPQPHLTLPADLPAELADLDVIRLQEWVLRPVLRHITDDLADKRFVAYEPNLDQVIEAVQQGQIQAAFLLNPTGLHQLCAVADAGLVMPQKATYFYPKLISGIVMHDVAS, from the coding sequence ATGCCTGTCCTGCGCCCGTTTCGAGCCTGGCGTTATGCCGATGCTCCGGCCCTGGCCGATCTGCTTGTGCCCCCGTACGACATCATCAGCCCGGCCGCCCAGGCCGCGTTCTACGCCCGCCATCCCGCGAATCTGATTCAGATGGAGCTGGGACTCGAACAGCCGGCCGATGACGACCAAAACAATCGCTATACCCGCGCGGCCGTGGCCCTGAACGATTGGCGCCAGCGTCGCGTGCTGCAGCGTGACCCCTGGCCAACCTTCTACATCTATCAGCAAACCTTCCGGTTGCCGGGCAGCGCCGAACGTCTGCAGCGCACCGGTTTCTTTGGCAGCCTGCGCCTGGCGCCCTGGGGTCAGGGTATCCTGCCGCATGAAAAAACGTTTCCCGGCGCCAAGGCGGACCGCCTGGCCCTCTTACAGGCCACCGCCATGCAGACCGGCGCCATCTTCACCCTCTTCCGCGACCCAAGCGGTGCTGTGCTGAACGCCCTGCGGCCACTGACCGCCGCCATGCCGATTGCCGCCTTCGTGGCTGACGACGGCATCGAACATCGCCTTTGGCCGCTGCACGACCCCGCGCTCATCACCTACCTGGCCGAGACCCTGGCCGGCCGCACCTTGTACGTGGCGGACGGTCATCATCGGTACGAAACGGCACTCAACTATCAGCAACAACGGGGGGACGGCGGCGGTGAGCAGCCCTGGGATTACGTGCTGACATTCGCCGCCCCCATCGAGGACCCCGGCGTCCGTGTCCTGGCTGCGCATCGCTGCCTGCACGATGTGCCGGGTCTCTGGTCGGAAGATGTGCTGGCCGCGCTGCAATCCGGGTTCGAAATACAACGCTACGCCGCGGCCGACGCGCTGGCCGCGGCGCTGAGGCAAGCCATGCCTGGCGCCGGTTGTTTTGGCCTGCTCTTGCCCGGCACAACCGGCGGCTGGCTCCTGCGACCACAGCCGCACCTCACCCTGCCGGCCGATCTGCCGGCCGAGTTGGCCGATCTCGATGTCATCCGCCTGCAGGAATGGGTGCTGCGCCCCGTTTTGCGCCACATCACCGACGACCTGGCCGATAAACGCTTTGTGGCCTACGAACCGAACCTGGACCAGGTGATCGAGGCTGTACAGCAGGGGCAGATTCAGGCCGCGTTCCTGCTCAACCCCACGGGGCTGCACCAACTGTGCGCCGTGGCCGATGCCGGTCTGGTCATGCCGCAGAAGGCCACCTACTTCTACCCTAAACTCATTTCAGGCATCGTCATGCACGACGTGGCCTCCTAA